In one Candidatus Omnitrophota bacterium genomic region, the following are encoded:
- a CDS encoding GAF and ANTAR domain-containing protein, producing the protein MAAKHKKSVSAARQLEAISRVSKTITSNLYLEDILKLIVTVTAEIMDSKICSLMLLDDKTGELVLKATQSMSEVYNKKPNLRLGEGIAGKVARESRAIAVYELSKEPEYKYKDIAAKESLKSLLSVPLAVKGEVIGVLNNYTSYPHKFTKDEINILTTVANQAAIVIENAELMVKTKVIQEELETRKMIERAKGILMREQGMSEEESFRKIQKQSMDSRKSMREIAEAIILIEKMKRK; encoded by the coding sequence ATGGCAGCCAAGCATAAAAAATCGGTATCTGCGGCAAGACAGCTTGAGGCCATCTCGAGAGTCAGCAAGACCATAACGTCCAATCTCTACCTGGAGGATATACTTAAGCTGATAGTCACTGTGACCGCAGAGATTATGGACTCTAAGATATGTTCTCTTATGCTGCTCGACGACAAGACGGGCGAACTGGTATTAAAAGCCACGCAGTCAATGAGCGAGGTTTACAATAAAAAACCTAATCTTAGGCTTGGAGAAGGAATTGCGGGAAAAGTCGCCCGTGAGAGCAGAGCTATAGCGGTATATGAACTATCGAAGGAGCCGGAGTATAAATATAAGGACATAGCGGCTAAGGAGAGCCTGAAATCGCTCCTCTCAGTACCGCTTGCTGTAAAAGGCGAGGTAATAGGAGTGCTCAATAATTACACATCGTATCCGCATAAATTTACGAAAGATGAGATAAACATACTCACTACAGTCGCCAATCAGGCGGCTATAGTAATAGAAAACGCCGAACTCATGGTCAAGACTAAGGTTATCCAGGAAGAGCTTGAGACCCGCAAGATGATAGAGCGCGCCAAGGGGATATTAATGCGGGAGCAGGGCATGTCTGAAGAAGAGTCGTTCAGGAAGATACAGAAACAGAGCATGGATTCGAGAAAATCGATGCGCGAGATAGCCGAAGCCATCATACTCATCGAGAAGATGAAGAGGAAATAG